ATCGTTTCTTTCGCCGCTGTAGGCCTTCTTCACTGTTTAACAGTTCATGTGCCTTTTGCTTAAGCCGGTTCAGATTTACATTGACCTCAATGATCCTGTTGGCGCTTGATTTATGACAAGCACCGTTGAGCGGACAGTTAGCGCAATTGCCCGCCTGGTATCTTTTTACTGTTTGCTCAAAACCGGTGCTTGTTCGTTTTCTACTTGTCCCGATGAAATTCATCTGCCGGCCCATCGGACAGATGTAACAATCTTTCTCCTGGTTATAGAAAAGCTTGCTTGCTGCAAAAGGCTGTTTGTTATTGTAGTTTTCATTTTGCTCTTTATCGAACATCCCATACTTTACAAAGGCAATGGTTTGCTTTTGTTCCAGCAGCGTGTAGTTTTCTTCAGATCCGTACCCGGCATCCGCGGTGAGCTTTTCAGGTGCTTTGCCAAAGCTGGCTTCATGCTGCGTTAAATGAGCATTCAGCGTATTGGTGTCTGTTGTATTGGAATGAATGGTATAATTGACAATGAACTGGTTGGAGGTAGATATCTGAACATTATAGGCGGGTTTTAACTGACCATTTTTCATGTGGTCTTCTTTCATCCGCATGAAAGTAGCATCCGTATCGGTTTTACTAAAGCTGTTCCTTTGGCCCAGGATCTCTTCCTGATGCTCATATTTTTCTATATTCTGCGGGTAATGTTTAGTAATATACTTCAGTTTAGCCTTCACCTTTTTATCTGCATTATCTTTTGCGGCCAGCTTTTCGTTAAGCTGATCTACGGCAGCTTTTACTTTTTCGCTGTTAATTTCCGTAAAATCAGGCGGCTCAGGCATCTTGTCTTCTTCCGAGGCTACCTGTTGTGCATACTGCCATATCTCAGTCAGTTGCTTTTTCATCTTCTCTTTATTGGTCTGAATCGACTTCTTCCAAACGAAGGTGTACTTGTTGGCATTGGCTTCGATCTTCGTTCCATCCGTATTAATCTCCTCTATGCTCAGCAGCCCTTCTTCCGACAACAGCTTTACCACCTCTTCAAACACACTGCGCAGGGCATGTTTCAAGCGCACACCCCGGAAACGGTTGATCGTATTATGATCGGGATAGCTCATCGAACTTAACCACATGAAGTAAATACTTTCCTTACAGGCTGCCGCCAGTTTACGGCTGGAATAAAGGTTGGTAACGTACCCATAAACCACCACTTTAAGCAGCATTTGAGGGTGATAACTTGAACTTCCCCTAATGTGATAAGCTTTTAAAAGCGGCTCTATATTGAGCTTGTTAATGACCTCATTTACAACCCGGACCGGATGCCATAAAGGGATCAATTCTTCAAGGGTTGGTGGGAGTACCAGAATTTGTGCCTGATTATAGGGCTTGAAAACAGGTTGCTTTACCGCCATCTTTTATCTGATTATACACTAAATATATGAAAATCAGATTATTAAATCAAATAATCAATGGTAAAAATCCTGAAATATTAAAAATAAAAAGAGGCTGCACCATGATTTATGATACAGCCTCTTTTCTATTACATCTGCAGCAATTGTTTTAGCTTAGCATATCCCGTTTTACTAACAGGGAGGCTCTCTCCCGATTTAATAAGCAACTTGTACGACTCTTTCTCATAGGGAACTATTCCCGTAATCTGAGAAACCTGAACGATAAAAGAACGGTGGATCCTTACAAACTGCTTGTCGTCGAGACTATTCTCGAAAAAAGCCATCGTCTTGTTCTTTAAGAACGTGCCACCTGCAGTGTGAATTTTTACATAGTCGTCGTAAGCCTCAAGATAATGAACATCTACGGCGGGAATAATCTTGATAGTGCTCCTGTCTTTCACGACAATGCGCTCGTTGTAGACCTGGGTCGAAGTGCCACTATCAAGCAATGCCTGCACCTGCTGCCGTGCTTCGGTGAGGTTCTGCTGATCAAGCCATTTATCCACGGCCTGTTTAAACCGTGCCTTGGCAAAAGGCTTTAGAAGATAATCAACGGCGTGTGTCTCAAATGCTTTGATAGCATACTCATCAAACGCAGAGGTAAATATTACCGCTGGCCGGGTATCAAGCAATTCAAGCATTTCAAAGCCAGTAATCTTTGGCATTTGTATGTCGAGAAATATCAGATCGGGCTGGTGCTGTGTTACTGCTTTTACCCCTTCAAATCCGTCGCCGCATTCCGCGACCACTTCAATCTGCGGATAATCTTCCAGATATTCTTTTACAACCTCTCTTGCTAAAGGTTCGTCATCAATTAATATTGCCCTTGTCATATTGTGGTATCTTTACCGTCGTTGTAAAAATATTATTTTCTCCGCTTGTTTCAAGTAAATCTGTACGGGCAAATAGAAGATAAAGTCGCCGTTTTATTCCTGTAAGTCCAAAGCCGGTACCGCTTTTAGGGCGAACTGTATTAATATCGTAAGGATTTTGGATAGTAAGCACCAGATAGCCCAGAACGCAACTGGCATTAATACTGATAGTTACTTGTCCGGTTGTATCATATAGACCGAATTTAATTGCGTTTTCCACCAATGGCTGCAGGATCATAGCCGGAAGTTCTAAATTCTCACAGCCTTCAGCTTTGTTTACTTCGGTATTGAGCCGGTGCCCGAATCTAACTTTCTCGATATCCAGGTACAACTGCAGATGCTGAAGCTCTTCTTCGAGCTTCACAAATTCATTCTCCGCCTTTTTTAAAGTACCCCTTAGAAAGTCCGAGAGCTGATGAATCATAGTTCGCGCTTCTTCAGGCCTTCTCCCTACCAGGGCGCTGATAGAATTAAGACTGTTAAACAGAAAGTGGGGCTGCAACTGCTGCCTTAAATTAAATAATTCGGCCTCACGTGCCAGCTTTTCGGCGTCGGCCTTCCTTCTTTCGTTATCCTTCTGATCATGCATGGTATACCAAAGCATACTGATAAGAGCAGTACCGCTGATCAGCAGAAAACCGATACATCCTCTTATAAGTAACGACTTGTCAAGAATGTCTGCATATACAGTACTTTCGCCCATCATATACAACAGAACCCACCGCGACAGGAACACCCAAATACCCGAAAGGAGGATACACCATGCTACTACATTAAAATACCTTCCCTTACCCGGCTGGTAAAAGCGAAGTGTATTGCTCACCACCAGCGAGGCGAAAAAGAGCAGTATGTTGCCGACAGCAGAGTCTGTAAGTGCAGTCTTCCAGCCAAAACCTAATAAATAAAACGTTCCTGCATGCATAGCTGCCCAGGCAAGCCATGCCACTCCCATAAACGCTATTACCTTTTTTGATGAAAATAATGATACATCCACGGCCTTTAACTTT
The window above is part of the Arcticibacter tournemirensis genome. Proteins encoded here:
- a CDS encoding IS1182 family transposase; this translates as MAVKQPVFKPYNQAQILVLPPTLEELIPLWHPVRVVNEVINKLNIEPLLKAYHIRGSSSYHPQMLLKVVVYGYVTNLYSSRKLAAACKESIYFMWLSSMSYPDHNTINRFRGVRLKHALRSVFEEVVKLLSEEGLLSIEEINTDGTKIEANANKYTFVWKKSIQTNKEKMKKQLTEIWQYAQQVASEEDKMPEPPDFTEINSEKVKAAVDQLNEKLAAKDNADKKVKAKLKYITKHYPQNIEKYEHQEEILGQRNSFSKTDTDATFMRMKEDHMKNGQLKPAYNVQISTSNQFIVNYTIHSNTTDTNTLNAHLTQHEASFGKAPEKLTADAGYGSEENYTLLEQKQTIAFVKYGMFDKEQNENYNNKQPFAASKLFYNQEKDCYICPMGRQMNFIGTSRKRTSTGFEQTVKRYQAGNCANCPLNGACHKSSANRIIEVNVNLNRLKQKAHELLNSEEGLQRRKKRCFDVEPTFGNIKQNHGFKRFMLRGKEKVEIEWGLIAIAQNLRKKAG
- a CDS encoding LytR/AlgR family response regulator transcription factor, translated to MTRAILIDDEPLAREVVKEYLEDYPQIEVVAECGDGFEGVKAVTQHQPDLIFLDIQMPKITGFEMLELLDTRPAVIFTSAFDEYAIKAFETHAVDYLLKPFAKARFKQAVDKWLDQQNLTEARQQVQALLDSGTSTQVYNERIVVKDRSTIKIIPAVDVHYLEAYDDYVKIHTAGGTFLKNKTMAFFENSLDDKQFVRIHRSFIVQVSQITGIVPYEKESYKLLIKSGESLPVSKTGYAKLKQLLQM
- a CDS encoding sensor histidine kinase, with the protein product MDVSLFSSKKVIAFMGVAWLAWAAMHAGTFYLLGFGWKTALTDSAVGNILLFFASLVVSNTLRFYQPGKGRYFNVVAWCILLSGIWVFLSRWVLLYMMGESTVYADILDKSLLIRGCIGFLLISGTALISMLWYTMHDQKDNERRKADAEKLAREAELFNLRQQLQPHFLFNSLNSISALVGRRPEEARTMIHQLSDFLRGTLKKAENEFVKLEEELQHLQLYLDIEKVRFGHRLNTEVNKAEGCENLELPAMILQPLVENAIKFGLYDTTGQVTISINASCVLGYLVLTIQNPYDINTVRPKSGTGFGLTGIKRRLYLLFARTDLLETSGENNIFTTTVKIPQYDKGNIN